The following proteins come from a genomic window of Nicotiana tomentosiformis chromosome 12, ASM39032v3, whole genome shotgun sequence:
- the LOC104110499 gene encoding cytoplasmic 60S subunit biogenesis factor REI1 homolog 1-like, protein MRGLACNACNKEFFDENEQKLHYKSEWHRYNLKRKVARVPGLTEALFVARQSALAEELAEENRRLSETPVLYSCGNCGKEYRSCTAHAQHLQSKSHLARASRELGHHDENSSIIKPLPRQPSREPSDKADEDISGSDEGEWEEVDSEEEMVGGATASLNQLKMNGSTPNGTIDEDSDLDECIDELGPCCCFMCDLKHDTIESCMVHMHKKHGFFIPDVEYLKDPKGFLTYLGLKVKRDYICLYCNDRCHPFCSLEAARKHMEAKGHCKVRYGGGGDDEEAELEEFYDYSSSYVDANGQQLVLSDDVDNSVELGSGGSELIITTRTDDGASVKALGSREFLRYYRQKPRPTRANDIALSAALASRYRIMGLATVQWRERMVKMKVLKAMNRCGGDAMLSKIGMKSNVIRNLPKNTPY, encoded by the exons ATGCGGGGCTTAGCTTGTAACGCCTGTAACAAGGAGTTTTTTGATGAAAATGAGCAAAAACTTCATTACAAATCTGAATGGCACCGTTACAATCTTAAACGCAAG GTTGCCAGAGTTCCTGGGTTGACAGAGGCACTCTTTGTAGCCAGACAATCTGCACTTGCAGAAGAACTTGCAGAAGAAAATAGAAGATTAAGTGAAACTCCGGTGCTATATAGCTGTGGTAATTGTGGCAAAGAATACAGAAGCTGTACGGCTCATGCTCAACATCTGCAATCTAAAAGTCACCTAGCACGGGCTTCGCGAGAGCTAGGTCATCATGATGAGAATAGCTCTATCATCAAGCCTCTTCCACGCCAACCTTCACGTGAGCCTTCCGACAAGGCAGACGAAGATATTAGCGGAAGCGATGAAGGCGAGTGGGAGGAGGTCGATTCAGAAGAAGAGATGGTTGGTGGGGCGACTGCCTCGTTGAATCAATTAAAGATGAATGGAAGTACTCCTAATGGTACTATTgatgaagatagtgatcttgaTGAATGCATTGATGAGTTGGGTCCGTGCTGTTGTTTCATGTGTGATTTAAAACACGATACGATAGAAAGCTGCATGGTCCATATGCACAAGAAGCATGGGTTCTTCATTCCTGATGTCGAGTATCTGAAGGATCCTAAAGGCTTCCTCACTTATCTTGGTCTCAAG GTTAAAAGGGATTATATCTGTCTGTATTGCAACGATAGATGTCACCCTTTTTGTAGTTTAGAAGCAGCTCGGAAGCATATGGAAGCAAAAGGTCATTGCAAAGTGCGTTATGGTGGCGGTGGTGATGATGAAGAAGCGGAACTAGAAGAGTTTTATGACTATAGCAGCAG CTATGTGGATGCAAATGGACAGCAACTTGTTTTGTCCGATGATGTTGACAACAGTGTGGAACTTGGAAGTGGTGGATCTGAACTCATCATAACCACAAGAACTGATGATGGAGCGTCTGTTAAAGCACTTGGATCAAGAGAGTTTTTGAGATACTACCGCCAGAAGCCAAGGCCTACGCGCGCTAATGATATAGCTTTAAGTGCTGCCTTAGCCTCGAG GTATCGAATCATGGGTCTAGCAACCGTGCAGTGGAGGGAGCGCATGGTTAAGATGAAGGTGTTGAAGGCCATGAATAGATGTGGCGGGGACGCAATGCTCTCTAAGATTGGCATGAAAAGCAATGTCATTCGTAACCTCCCTAAAAATACACCATATTAG
- the LOC104110500 gene encoding protein KAKU4 produces the protein MDSRSGGKIVTNRRKRYAVGPYDRPPPPPPPPEVQQPFPKSPNWLTGRVVPATRTILSGAAKILTSVFNSDSSSSSSSSDADSMFADDAREHNDIGLEVDELSKDPQLSGERSTTKHLIEQLLMQETFSRKERDRLVTIINSRVVDFSSLEGEGSFGLRSAIPDQAIADDTLDLSSRAIVEARKWLEEKREEKRDGLGLDITHGGLSSGVKNVDDTFGSPVDMARSYMKVRPPWASPTVDQSGLGTPSHLKAKLFEEGTPYTGDSSSSLKKKNSFASGSWNIHDEIRKVRSKATEDLLRARPFKAEPKSAVGNLTGTSTGEKINSSSSLRLTKLSDVPIKWSDVEITQDDGENITQPLNPASSVQLHDQGIEVSRVGEHAACESHRPNGPAFPSEHSDGLRITGADAHEVTQTNAAQSSNGYASIEIEASLSAGLTSGQNNVHVGGEKPKPGMSIQQKLTESTQVEDKCELLSESAVDVPEMNETTDSPAASMPSEELSQEEPGLVRELAKNGKVVKQQGKRPVRNVRKTRAKR, from the exons ATGGATTCCCGTTCCGGAGGAAAAATTGTGACGAATAGGCGAAAGAGATACGCCGTCGGTCCATACGACCGTCCACCACCACCACCGCCGCCGCCGGAAGTACAGCAACCGTTTCCTAAAAGCCCTAATTGGCTTACCGGCCGTGTTGTTCCGGCGACGCGTACGATTCTCTCCGGCGCCGCGAAGATTTTAACATCTGTATTCAATTCCGactcttcttcttcctcgtcttcCTCCGACGCTGATTCCATGTTTG CGGATGATGCTAGAGAACATAATGATATTGGCTTGGAAGTGGATGAGTTAAGCAAG GATCCTCAATTAAGTGGAGAGAGAAGTACAACGAAGCACCTAATTGAGCAGCTACTTATGCAGGAGACATTTTCAAG GAAGGAGCGTGATAGGTTAGTAACAATCATCAACTCCAGGGTTGTTGATTTTTCATCACTAGAAGGAGAAGGCAGCTTTGGTTTGCGCTCCGCAATACCTGATCAAGCAATTGCAGATG ATACGCTGGATCTCAGCAGTCGTGCAATTGTAGAAGCAAGGAAATGGTTAGAGGAAAAGAGAGAGGAAAAGAGAGACGGATTGGGTTTAGATATTACTCACGGAGGTTTAAGCTCTGGAGTTAAAAAC GTGGATGATACTTTTGGCTCACCGGTAGATATGGCTAGGTCATATATGAAGGTTCGTCCTCCATGGGCCTCTCCTACTGTTGATCAGAGTGGACTTGGAACCCCCTCACATCTGAAGGCAAAGCTCTTTGAGGAAGGAACACCGTATACTGGggattcttcttcttccttaaag AAAAAGAATTCTTTTGCATCTGGCTCATGGAATATTCATGATGAAATACGAAAAGTACGGTCAAAAGCAACCGAGGATCTGTTACGTGCTCGCCCTTTCAAGGCAGAACCAAAATCTGCAGTTGGTAATTTGACAGGAACTAGTACCGGAGAGAAGATAAATAGCTCAagttctttgagacttactaaaCTGTCAGATGTACCAATTAAGTGGTCAG ATGTGGAAATAACACAAGATGATGGAGAAAATATCACTCAGCCTCTAAATCCTGCCTCTTCCGTTCAGCTCCATGATCAG GGTATTGAGGTAAGTAGGGTTGGCGAGCATGCTGCTTGTGAATCGCACAGGCCCAATGGTCCAGCTTTCCCCTCAGAGCACAGTGATG GTCTTCGTATAACTGGCGCTGATGCACATGAGGTGACTCAAACAAATGCAGCACAAAGTTCTAATGGATATGCATCTATAGAAATAGAAGCTAG TTTGTCTGCAGGTCTAACATCAGGACAAAACAATGTGCATGTCGGCGGTGAGAAGCCTAAACCAGGAATGTCGATTCAGCAGAAATTGACTGAATCTACCCAAGTCGAGGATAAGTGTGAGCTTCTTAGCGAATCTGCTGTGGATGTACCAGAAATGAACGAAACAACCGACAGTCCAGCTGCTTCGATGCCTAGTGAAGAATTATCACAGGAGGAACCGGGTTTGGTACGTGAGTTGGCAAAGAATGGCAAAGTTGTGAAGCAACAAGGAAAGAGACCAGTCAGAAATGTGAGAAAGACGAGAGCAAAGAGGTAA